The sequence AAGCCTGCGCGGCATCCTCGACGATCACAACGCCCTTCTTCCTGCATGTGTCCGCGATGCGCTCAAGGGGAACCATCTGGCCAAACAGGTGAACCGGCAGAAACGCTTTCGTTTTAGGGGTGATTTTCGCGGCCGCGTCGTCCAGGTTCACGTTGTACGTCAGGGGATCGATGTCCGCAAAGACGGGCCTCGCCCCCAGCCGGACGATACAGCTCGCCGTCGCGAAAAAACTGTAGGGCGTCGTGATGACCTCGTCCCCCGGACCGACGTCGAGGGCCATCAGAGCCAGAACGAGAGCGTCCGTCCCCGATGCGCAGCCCACGGCCGTTCCCCTTCCGAGATAGCGTTCCACGTGTTCCTCGAAGGTGCAAACCTCCGCGCCCAGAATGAACGCCTGCGACTCGAACACCCGCTTCAGGGCGTCCTGAACTTCTTCCCGTATATTCGCGTACTGTCGCTTCAAATCCAGTATCGGCAACCCGCCGGCCATCACAATCTCCTCCTCGCACTCTCGCCCTCCGGCTGGTTCCCAGCTCCACGGGCCCGTCAAATAATGTTTTCCATCCAATGTTTTCCATACCAATATTTTCAAACCAACCAAATAACCCAAATAACCCAATCCAAATAATATTATCAATCATGGCCGGCGCATCATGGCACGATTCCATGTTATCATCAGAGCTCAATGAACGAAAGGACGGTACGCGAAGGATGCGGTTGTTCATTCTGCTGCTCTCCATGGGATGCGTCATTTCTTACGGTTACGCGCTGGCGGGATATATCGGATACTCGCTGGGGGCGGGACGTCCGGATTATATCGCCTGGGGGCTGACGCTGGGAACCCTTTGCGGCGGGGCCGCCCTGTGGTTCTGGAAGAAATGGCTGCCCTGCTTTTATATCGAAGAAGAGCGCGCTCATGAAGAAGAACACGCCCCCGAAAAGGAGAAGCCCCGGGACGACAGCGAAAATAAAATTTCCGGACTTTGATTTTATCCGTATCTTCATCCCAATCATCCTGCGGGTCTTTCGGGAGGGGTCTGTCTGGTATGATAATGCAGAAGCGCGTTTTGCCTTGCCTTGAATTTTATGTGAGAATTGTTTGGGAGGAGACCTTCATGCTTCGCAGGATGGCGGTGATTTTTTCCCTGGCCGCGGCGGCAGGTTTTATTTTTTGCGCAACGGCCTTCGCTTTGTCCGACGTTCGCGGTTCACGGGATCATGTCCTGTTTCCCCGACCTGCCGGGTATAAAATTATTTCGTACAAAAGCGGAAATGGTTCGTCGGAAATTCCCATCCCCGGAAACACTCTTCTTCTCTCCGGCAGACAGACTGAAATTCTTTATAAAACGGAAGGACGTCCCCTTTCCCCTTCCGCTCTGACCGAGCGTTTCCTTTCGGCTCTCCAGAAAGCCGGAGGGGAGGTCATCTTTCTGGAAAATCCGTCTCTGGGGGGACGCCGCGTTCTCGGCAGACTGCCCCGGGCCGGTCGAAACGTCTGGGTCATGCAGGATTCTCTCTCGCTGCGCCTTTTCCGGCTGCTCCTGCTGGACAGCGCGTCTGGCGGGAACCTGCCGATTTCGAGGGAGGTCAGTCCCGATATTCGCTGGGAAGAGGAGGCTCAGGCTCTGGACCTGCTGCACATCGTGGACCGCACCGGACGCGTGGAGCTTCCGGTCAAATTTGCCGCCGGGCAAACCGTTCCCCTGACGGGGTACGAATCAGACTTCAGAAAATTCGTAGCGCTGACGAAAAAAGATCCCGACCTGAACTTTCGCGTGGAGGTCTGGACGGACCCCGGAGTCGCTCCCGTGGTTCAGAGGACTCAGGCCACTCAGCGGACGGCCGCGGTCATCGACATTCTGACGCGGATGGGAGTCGAAACCGGACGTCTGACGCCGGGCGGCGCGAAGGACGAACCCACCGTACCGGTCGGATTCGTGCGGCTCACCGTGGGCGCTCCTCTCCCGGAATGACGATGACGGGAAACAGGGATAAAAATCCGGCAAACCCGCAATATTGCACAACCAGCTCCAATTATGGGAAATTTTTCCGAGCGTCGCTGAAACGACCGTTGAGATTGTCTATGTTGAGATTGTTATGTTGAGACTATTATGGATGACAGGACCATCTGGCAGCAGTTTCTGAATATTACCCGCGAAGGCGTCCTTGACGTCGACTTTGAAACCCGACGGTTCGTCTGTTCCGCGTCGCTGGCCCGGCTCCTCCGTTTGCCACCGGAAACTCTCCCTCACTCTCTGGAGCAGTGGTTCGAGCTCTGTCATCCCGACGACTACGATTCCGGAAGAGAGCTTCAGAAACGACTTTTCGAGACCGGAGACACGCAATTTGCACTGGAGCACAGGCTTTACTGCGGAGACGGGCAATACCGCCGTTTCGCCCTCGATGCCTTTTGCCTTCGGGACGAGGAGGGGCGCCCCCGGCGAATGATCGTCCTGGAGAGTCCTTTGGAGCGGGAAATCCAGGAGGACGCCACTCAAAAACCTCTTCTGCGGGAGCTTCAGGCGACGCTGACCTCCGCTCAGGAGCGGGAAAACGACCTTTTCTCCAGCCTCGCCCGCTCCAGAGCGCGATCCGCCGCGCTGGAGCGCCGGCTGCACGTGGCCGCGCAGATGCTCAATACGACCTCCGATCTCCTGTTTCATTGCAACGATGAGGGACAGACGGATTTCTTCAACGACGCCTTTGAGGCCGCGTTCTCGGCGGGTCCGGACCTTGCCCTCTGGGTGAGCGCGGTTCGCGAAGGAGCCTCCGGTCGGGGCGAGTATCAATACAAAGACCGTTACGGCAGAGTTCGCGTCCTGAAAACGGCATCCTGGCCCTCCATCCCCACAGCGGGGCATATCGGAGCCGCCACGGACGTCACCGAAATCCGGGAGATGGAAGAAGAGAGCCTGCGCCTCCGCCGTCTGATGGGACGCTTCATCCTGCAGAACGGACTGCTGCCGGAGCCCGCTGAGTGGAGTCCGGCGGAGGCCGTGGAACAGGCGGACTCCTTCGACACGGCTGAAATTTTAAAAAGCTGTCTGAACGACGCCCTCCGCTTTCTTTCCCCTGTGGCGGCCCTGGAGAGTCCCGCGCAGGACGTGCTTCTCCCCGCCCGAATATCCCAGTTCAAGGAGTTGTTGCACTTTTCCGATAGAACAGAGCTGGAGGTCGGTGTCGTCGGAATCACCAGCAGCGGGAAGTCCACCTTCATCAACGCCATGATGGGAGAACGCCTCCTGCCCGAGGAAACACGGGCCACCACCAACCTTCTGGTCCGCTGCCGCAGAGGCTCCGAACGGGCCGTCACGGTCATCACCCGGGACGGAAGGGAAAACCGCGTTTCCGGCGCAGCTCTCAATCCGGCCTGGATGGAAGAACTGACCACCGAACGACTGAACCCGGCCAACGAAAAAAACATCGAAAGACTCGAATGGACCAGTCCGGGAGCCGCGCTTCCCGATGGGCTCGTTCTCATCGACACTCCGGGGCTTGACGCCTGCGATTTTCCGGAACATTCCGAACTGGTTCTGCGCCGCCTCCTCCCCTCTCTGGACATCGTTCTTTACGTCACGTCCATACGCAATCGCTTCAAGGCCGCCGATCTGGAGCTTCTGCAAAACGCTCTGGAATCCAGTCAGAGGGTCATTTTTCTGCTTTCCCAGATCGATCTGGAGCAGGACGACACCGAGGGGGGACGGGTTGTTTTTTCCCGTCGTCAGAAGCTGTCCGACTGTATCCGCGAACTTCGCGAGGACATCGAAAACATCGCCTCCGAGAACGGGTCTCTCAAAAATTCCGCCGTCGTCCCCGTATCGTCGAAACTGGCGTCGGCTTACTTTTACGACAGAAGTTCCCCGGCCTGGGCCGCGTCGAACTTCGGCCCGCTGATTCGCCAGATGGAAACGTTCCGGGACAATCTGGAGAGATGCGGAATCGCGACCTGCGCCCGGCGTCTCATGACGTTCCTGTCCCGCACCGCCTCCGATCTCGGACTGATCCTGGGAGGAGCCGGAGCGGAGCAGATGGAGGCCGAAGGAGCGGCCCGTCTCGAAAGAATCCGCGAACTCCGGGACGCCCACCGATGGACCAGCGCGGAGGTGTCGGCCGTACGCAACGAATGGCGCCGTCTTCTCGACGCCGAATATCACCTGCAAAATCTCGGAAAGGAACTGGAGAAGGGCGGCCCCCTCAAAGTCGTCAGGGAAAGCTACGAGCGATGGGGGGAAGAATGCGCCGCTCTGGCCTCCCGAATGACGGCGCGGATGGACAGAGCCCGCATGTCCTGCCGTGAAATCCTCCTCAAACTGGGCATCGCTTTTCAGGGACGAGGAGGCGAAGCGCCCGAAATCAGCGGGGAACTGCCCGAATTTTACGGATACGTGCGGCACGAAACCCGGCAGGTGCAAACCCGGGGATGGTTCGAAAGCCTCCAGTTCTGGCCGAGGTATCAACTTTTTTTCCGGCAGAACGTGGACAGGGACAAACTGCTCTCCAGCCTGCAGCACCTGCTGAAGGAGCGACTGCACGTTTTGAACGAATACCTCACCTGGTGGGAAAATGCCATGCGCGAGGACTGGTGCGAGCCCCTTTGCAGAGAACTGGAGCGGGAAGAAACCGCTCTGAACGACATCCGGAGAATTGCGGCGGACGTCTCCGTCTCCCGTTCTTCGCTGCGCACGGCGCTGTCGGGAATACGGGAACTGGAGGGCCGGGTGCGGAACATCATGCCGGAACTCTCTCTTCCCGACATCGATCCCGACGACCTGTTCCCCGACGACCTGTTCGACCGTTTCGACGCATTGAAGGATTCCGGCGAAGCTCCGGAGGAGGACGACGCCTCCGAAAACGTCTTCGGAGAGCTTTTCGCCCCGCTTCTGGCGGCGTTCCGGGAACAGGATATTCAGTCGCGATTTCTGAAAACGGAAGCTCTGCGGG is a genomic window of Synergistaceae bacterium containing:
- a CDS encoding dynamin family protein; translated protein: MDDRTIWQQFLNITREGVLDVDFETRRFVCSASLARLLRLPPETLPHSLEQWFELCHPDDYDSGRELQKRLFETGDTQFALEHRLYCGDGQYRRFALDAFCLRDEEGRPRRMIVLESPLEREIQEDATQKPLLRELQATLTSAQERENDLFSSLARSRARSAALERRLHVAAQMLNTTSDLLFHCNDEGQTDFFNDAFEAAFSAGPDLALWVSAVREGASGRGEYQYKDRYGRVRVLKTASWPSIPTAGHIGAATDVTEIREMEEESLRLRRLMGRFILQNGLLPEPAEWSPAEAVEQADSFDTAEILKSCLNDALRFLSPVAALESPAQDVLLPARISQFKELLHFSDRTELEVGVVGITSSGKSTFINAMMGERLLPEETRATTNLLVRCRRGSERAVTVITRDGRENRVSGAALNPAWMEELTTERLNPANEKNIERLEWTSPGAALPDGLVLIDTPGLDACDFPEHSELVLRRLLPSLDIVLYVTSIRNRFKAADLELLQNALESSQRVIFLLSQIDLEQDDTEGGRVVFSRRQKLSDCIRELREDIENIASENGSLKNSAVVPVSSKLASAYFYDRSSPAWAASNFGPLIRQMETFRDNLERCGIATCARRLMTFLSRTASDLGLILGGAGAEQMEAEGAARLERIRELRDAHRWTSAEVSAVRNEWRRLLDAEYHLQNLGKELEKGGPLKVVRESYERWGEECAALASRMTARMDRARMSCREILLKLGIAFQGRGGEAPEISGELPEFYGYVRHETRQVQTRGWFESLQFWPRYQLFFRQNVDRDKLLSSLQHLLKERLHVLNEYLTWWENAMREDWCEPLCRELEREETALNDIRRIAADVSVSRSSLRTALSGIRELEGRVRNIMPELSLPDIDPDDLFPDDLFDRFDALKDSGEAPEEDDASENVFGELFAPLLAAFREQDIQSRFLKTEALRGRGKIVLLGLRRHDSLRFLSRLAHDVFFFDAGRTETDERDWIFCGREVPAALPHVQIEAPDTALSEMEILLAPGDGLCGSPDVSPIDWDSLFSEWTPVVHLDAARIDSGLSDLARAPYATALLRSEGWVAASGQGALFNGRLADLLQDVPDRMDDFLRKRGGHARPDWFIYENYDARYSDFLLWGREILALPEMDASAGGSLLLDRWTREGYDFIPPFSEHRLRRAVEGALYRKRGEWKRSDTD